One Kitasatospora sp. NBC_01287 DNA window includes the following coding sequences:
- a CDS encoding alkaline shock response membrane anchor protein AmaP has translation MTRGTVNRLLIGLAGALLVLGALLVLAGGLDLYHHLGVTPPGWWPLTEPGQPVLSTASRTRWRDRGWWWPAVVAGLAVLVLLALWWLLAQLRRPTPAELELPTSGTPGLRLRLRGAALAEAVRGAAQELPQVTAARARLVGRGRRLGLHAILLLEPGAAVAAAVDEFRAGPAEHAAAALGRPGGLPLDLRLQVAPTPAPAPPRRKRSAARRAPRVQ, from the coding sequence GTGACCCGAGGCACCGTCAACCGGCTGCTGATCGGGCTGGCCGGGGCGCTGCTGGTGCTGGGCGCGCTGCTGGTGCTGGCCGGCGGGTTGGACCTCTACCACCACCTGGGCGTCACGCCGCCCGGCTGGTGGCCGTTGACCGAGCCGGGGCAGCCGGTGCTGAGCACCGCCTCGCGCACCCGCTGGCGCGATCGGGGCTGGTGGTGGCCGGCGGTCGTCGCGGGCCTGGCGGTGCTGGTGCTGCTGGCGCTGTGGTGGCTGCTGGCCCAGCTGCGGCGGCCGACCCCGGCGGAGCTGGAGCTGCCGACGAGCGGCACCCCGGGGCTGCGGCTGCGGCTGCGCGGCGCGGCGCTGGCGGAGGCCGTGCGGGGCGCCGCGCAGGAACTGCCGCAGGTCACGGCGGCCCGGGCGCGGCTGGTCGGCCGCGGGCGGCGGCTGGGGCTGCACGCGATCCTGCTGCTGGAGCCGGGTGCGGCGGTGGCCGCCGCGGTGGACGAGTTCCGGGCCGGGCCCGCCGAGCACGCGGCCGCGGCGCTGGGCCGGCCCGGCGGGCTCCCGCTCGACCTGCGCCTGCAGGTCGCGCCGACCCCGGCCCCGGCGCCGCCCCGCCGCAAGCGCTCGGCTGCCCGCCGCGCGCCGCGCGTGCAGTGA
- a CDS encoding helix-turn-helix domain-containing protein, which translates to MAETLKKGSRVTGAAREKLAAELKKKYDSGASIRALAEETGRSYGFVHRMLSESGVNLRGRGGATRGKAKAAAAAGS; encoded by the coding sequence GTGGCCGAGACTCTGAAAAAGGGCAGCCGGGTAACTGGTGCCGCGCGTGAGAAGCTCGCGGCCGAGCTGAAGAAGAAGTACGACTCCGGGGCGAGCATTCGCGCGCTGGCGGAGGAGACCGGCCGCTCGTACGGCTTCGTGCACCGCATGCTGAGTGAGTCCGGGGTCAATCTCCGGGGTCGCGGTGGCGCCACGCGTGGAAAGGCCAAGGCTGCTGCGGCAGCAGGCTCCTGA
- a CDS encoding DUF485 domain-containing protein has protein sequence MDDPGIERSAEFRALRGTFRGFAFPVTAGFLLWYLLYVLLSCYAHGFMATTLFGHFNMALLLGLLQFASTFAVAAWYARFAGRRLDPPAAALRARYAAPAAVTLQEAGE, from the coding sequence TTGGACGATCCCGGCATCGAGCGCAGCGCGGAGTTCCGCGCCCTGCGCGGTACCTTCCGCGGCTTCGCCTTCCCGGTCACCGCGGGCTTCCTGCTCTGGTACCTGCTCTACGTGTTGCTGTCCTGCTACGCGCACGGCTTCATGGCCACCACGCTGTTCGGCCACTTCAACATGGCGCTGCTGCTCGGCCTGCTGCAGTTCGCCAGCACCTTCGCCGTCGCCGCCTGGTACGCCAGGTTCGCCGGGCGCCGACTCGATCCGCCGGCCGCCGCGCTGCGCGCCCGCTACGCGGCCCCGGCCGCCGTCACCCTCCAGGAGGCGGGCGAATGA
- a CDS encoding zinc-dependent alcohol dehydrogenase family protein: protein MRATVIHGPNDIRIEEVPDPVIQQPTDAVVRVVNACICGSDLWAYRGVADREAGQRIGHEFLGIVEEVGAGVEGVKVGDFVVAPFVWSDGVCDFCRDGLHTSCPHGGFWGSIGSDGGQGEAVRVPFADGTLVRLPKEAATDQALLPSLLALSDVMATGHHAAVAAKVRPGSTVAVVGDGAVGLCGVLAAQRLGAGRIIALGRHEVRTEIARRFGATDVVAERGEAAIEAVRELTGGQGAHAVLEAVGTEESMRTAISIARDGGAVGYVGVPHGGSAGVDIGQMFGRNVSLGGGVAPARAYIPELLADVLAGDINPGLVFDRTVDLDGVPAGYRAMDDRTALKVRIAF from the coding sequence ATGCGCGCCACCGTGATCCACGGCCCCAACGACATCCGGATCGAAGAGGTCCCGGACCCGGTCATCCAGCAGCCCACCGACGCCGTGGTGCGGGTGGTGAACGCCTGCATCTGCGGCAGCGACCTGTGGGCCTACCGCGGCGTGGCGGACCGCGAGGCGGGGCAGCGGATCGGGCACGAGTTCCTCGGCATCGTCGAGGAGGTGGGCGCGGGGGTCGAGGGCGTGAAGGTCGGCGACTTCGTGGTCGCCCCCTTCGTCTGGTCGGACGGCGTCTGCGACTTCTGCCGCGACGGCCTGCACACCTCCTGCCCGCACGGCGGCTTCTGGGGCAGCATCGGCTCGGACGGCGGGCAGGGCGAGGCGGTCCGGGTGCCGTTCGCCGACGGCACGCTGGTCAGGCTGCCCAAGGAGGCGGCCACCGACCAGGCGCTGCTGCCCAGCCTGCTCGCGCTCTCCGACGTGATGGCCACCGGGCACCACGCGGCGGTCGCCGCCAAGGTCCGCCCGGGCTCGACGGTGGCGGTGGTGGGCGACGGCGCGGTGGGCCTCTGCGGGGTGCTGGCCGCGCAGCGGCTGGGTGCCGGTCGGATCATCGCGCTGGGGCGGCACGAGGTGCGCACCGAGATCGCCCGGCGGTTCGGCGCCACCGACGTGGTGGCAGAGCGCGGCGAGGCGGCGATCGAGGCGGTCCGCGAGCTGACCGGCGGTCAGGGTGCGCACGCGGTGCTGGAGGCGGTGGGCACCGAGGAGTCGATGCGCACCGCGATCTCGATCGCCCGGGACGGCGGCGCGGTCGGCTACGTCGGCGTGCCGCACGGCGGCAGCGCGGGCGTGGACATCGGCCAGATGTTCGGCCGCAACGTCTCGCTCGGCGGCGGCGTGGCGCCGGCCCGCGCGTACATCCCCGAGCTGCTCGCCGACGTGCTGGCCGGCGACATCAACCCCGGCCTGGTCTTCGACCGCACCGTGGACCTGGACGGCGTCCCGGCCGGCTACCGGGCGATGGACGACCGCACGGCGCTGAAGGTGCGGATCGCCTTCTAG
- a CDS encoding ABC-F family ATP-binding cassette domain-containing protein codes for MIAANALELRAGARVLIESASFRVAPGDRIGLVGRNGAGKTTLTKVLAGEGLPAGGTVTRSGEVGYLPQDPRTGDLDVLARDRILSARGLDTVLQKMRENEERMANGKGATRDNAMKKYSRLETEFLTKGGYAAEAEAATIAAALGLPDRILGQQLHTLSGGQRRRVELARILFSDSDVLLLDEPTNHLDADSIVWLRDFLKTYKGGFIVISHDVELVETVVNKVFYLDANRSAIDIYNMGWRQYQQQREDDEKRRKRERANAEKKAATLNAQADKMRAKATKTVAAQNMARRAEKLLSGLEQVRASDKVAKLRFPDPAPCGKTPLTASDLSKSYGSLEIFAGVDLAIDRGSRVVVLGLNGAGKTTLLRMLAGVEKPDTGEVIPGHGLKIGYYAQEHETLDPERTVLENMRSAAPDTDLVQIRKILGSFLFSGDDVDKPAGVLSGGEKTRLALASLVVSSANVLLLDEPTNNLDPASREEILGALRSFSGAVVLVTHDEGAVDALHPERIILLPDGVEDLWSPAYHDLVSLA; via the coding sequence ATGATTGCCGCCAACGCCCTCGAACTGCGCGCCGGCGCCCGCGTCCTGATCGAGTCCGCCAGCTTCCGGGTCGCGCCCGGCGACCGGATCGGCCTGGTCGGCCGCAACGGCGCCGGCAAGACCACCCTGACCAAGGTGCTGGCCGGCGAGGGCCTGCCGGCCGGCGGCACCGTGACCCGCTCCGGCGAGGTCGGCTACCTGCCGCAGGACCCGCGCACCGGCGACCTGGACGTGCTCGCCCGCGACCGGATCCTCTCCGCCCGCGGCCTCGACACCGTGCTGCAGAAGATGCGCGAGAACGAGGAGCGGATGGCCAACGGCAAGGGCGCCACCCGCGACAACGCGATGAAGAAGTACTCCCGGCTGGAGACCGAGTTCCTCACCAAGGGGGGCTACGCGGCCGAGGCGGAGGCCGCCACCATCGCCGCCGCGCTGGGCCTGCCCGACCGGATCCTCGGCCAGCAGCTGCACACCCTCTCCGGTGGCCAGCGCCGCCGGGTCGAGCTGGCCCGGATCCTCTTCTCGGACTCCGACGTCCTGCTGCTGGACGAGCCGACCAACCACCTGGACGCCGACTCCATCGTCTGGCTGCGCGACTTCCTGAAGACCTACAAGGGCGGCTTCATCGTCATCTCGCACGATGTCGAGCTGGTCGAGACGGTCGTCAACAAGGTCTTCTACCTGGACGCCAACCGCTCCGCGATCGACATCTACAACATGGGCTGGCGGCAGTACCAGCAGCAGCGCGAGGACGACGAGAAGCGCCGCAAGCGCGAGCGGGCCAACGCCGAGAAGAAGGCGGCCACCCTCAACGCGCAGGCCGACAAGATGCGCGCCAAGGCCACCAAGACGGTCGCCGCGCAGAACATGGCCCGCCGCGCCGAGAAGCTGCTCTCCGGGCTGGAGCAGGTCCGGGCCTCCGACAAGGTCGCCAAGCTGCGCTTCCCCGACCCGGCCCCGTGCGGCAAGACCCCGCTGACCGCCAGCGACCTGTCCAAGTCCTACGGCTCGCTGGAGATCTTCGCGGGCGTGGACCTGGCGATCGACCGCGGCTCGCGGGTCGTCGTGCTCGGCCTCAACGGCGCGGGCAAGACCACCCTGCTGCGGATGCTCGCGGGCGTCGAGAAGCCGGACACCGGCGAGGTGATCCCCGGCCACGGCCTGAAGATCGGCTACTACGCCCAGGAGCACGAGACGCTCGACCCGGAGCGCACGGTGCTGGAGAACATGCGCTCCGCCGCGCCGGACACCGACCTGGTGCAGATCCGCAAGATCCTCGGCTCCTTCCTCTTCTCCGGCGACGACGTCGACAAGCCGGCCGGGGTGCTCTCCGGCGGTGAGAAGACCCGCCTCGCGCTGGCCTCGCTGGTGGTCTCCAGCGCCAACGTGCTGCTGCTCGACGAGCCCACCAACAACCTCGACCCGGCCAGCCGCGAGGAGATCCTGGGCGCGCTGCGCTCCTTCTCCGGCGCGGTGGTCCTGGTCACCCACGACGAGGGCGCGGTCGACGCGCTGCACCCGGAGCGGATCATCCTGCTGCCGGACGGTGTCGAGGACCTCTGGAGCCCGGCGTACCACGACCTGGTCTCGCTGGCCTGA
- a CDS encoding SDR family oxidoreductase: MDLGLQDKVYVVTGASRGLGFAAARELTADGAKVLLTGRQRQTLDAAVTALGGERAAAGLVADNTDPASAERTVAAAVERFGRLDGILISVGGPPAGSVLGTGDEAWRSSFETVFLGALRLARAAAQVLGEGGVIAFVLSSSVREPIPGLAVSNGLRPGLAMTAKALAGELGPRGIRVLGLLPARIDTDRVRELDALTADPDAARAQAGERIPLGRYGTPEEFGRVAAFALSPAASYLSGLMIPVDGGALHGL, encoded by the coding sequence ATGGATCTCGGACTTCAGGACAAGGTGTACGTGGTCACCGGCGCCAGCCGCGGACTCGGCTTCGCCGCCGCCCGCGAGCTGACCGCCGACGGCGCGAAGGTGCTGCTGACCGGCCGTCAGCGGCAGACTCTGGACGCCGCCGTCACCGCCCTGGGCGGCGAGCGGGCCGCGGCGGGCCTGGTCGCGGACAACACCGACCCGGCGTCCGCCGAGCGGACCGTCGCCGCCGCTGTGGAGCGCTTCGGCCGGCTGGACGGCATCCTGATCAGCGTCGGCGGCCCGCCGGCCGGCTCGGTGCTCGGCACCGGCGACGAGGCCTGGCGCAGCTCCTTCGAGACCGTCTTCCTGGGCGCGCTGCGGCTGGCCCGCGCGGCGGCCCAGGTGCTCGGCGAGGGCGGCGTGATCGCCTTCGTGCTCTCCAGCTCGGTGCGCGAGCCGATCCCCGGCCTGGCCGTCTCCAACGGCCTGCGCCCGGGTCTGGCGATGACCGCCAAGGCGCTGGCCGGCGAGCTCGGCCCGCGCGGCATCCGGGTGCTGGGCCTGCTGCCCGCCCGGATCGACACCGACCGGGTCCGCGAACTCGACGCCCTCACCGCCGACCCGGACGCCGCCCGGGCCCAGGCCGGCGAACGGATCCCGCTGGGCCGCTACGGCACCCCCGAGGAGTTCGGCAGGGTCGCCGCCTTCGCGCTCTCCCCCGCCGCCTCCTACCTCAGCGGCCTGATGATCCCGGTCGACGGCGGCGCGCTGCACGGCCTCTAG
- a CDS encoding cation acetate symporter, protein MTGPRTAGPHGTGALAAAVTADGHRTLTLALFAFFVLVTLGITLWAGRQTRTATDFYAGGRAFTSLQNGLAISGDYMSAASFLGIAGAIALAGYDGFLYSIGFLVAWLVALLLIAEPLRNAGRFTMADVLAFRLRQRPVRTAAGISTIVVSIFYLLAQMVGAGSLVALLLGVEGSAAKGWTVVAVGALMVLYVTVGGMKGTTWVQIVKAVLLIAGAAVMTFLVLAKYDFNPSALLGAAAQASGKGAAFLAPGLKYGASGTSELDFVSLALALVLGTAGLPHILVRFYTVPTARAARKSVFWAIGIIGVFYLMTLALGFGAAALVGPKLIKASNAAGNTAAPLLAQQLGGGAGTTSGAVLLAVISAVAFATILAVVAGLTLTSSSSFAHDLYANVIRRGRVGEREEVASARLAAVVIGAIAIGLSIYAEKLNTAALVALAFAVAASANLPTLLYSLYWRRFSTAGAVCSVYAGLVSSVALVVFSPVVSGGPAALFPHADFHWFPLENPGLVSIPIGFLAGWLGTVLGGRADGQAKYAELEVRSLTGIGAH, encoded by the coding sequence ATGACCGGCCCCCGTACCGCCGGCCCCCACGGCACCGGCGCGCTCGCCGCGGCCGTCACCGCCGACGGGCACCGCACCCTGACCCTGGCGCTCTTCGCCTTCTTCGTCCTGGTCACCCTCGGCATCACCCTCTGGGCCGGGCGGCAGACCAGGACCGCGACCGACTTCTACGCCGGCGGCCGGGCCTTCACCAGCCTGCAGAACGGCCTGGCGATCTCCGGCGACTACATGTCGGCCGCCTCCTTCCTCGGCATCGCCGGCGCCATCGCGCTGGCCGGTTACGACGGCTTCCTCTACTCGATCGGCTTCCTGGTGGCCTGGCTGGTGGCGCTGCTGCTGATCGCCGAGCCGCTGCGCAACGCGGGCCGCTTCACCATGGCCGACGTGCTGGCCTTCCGGCTGCGCCAGCGCCCGGTGCGCACCGCCGCGGGCATCTCCACCATCGTGGTGTCGATCTTCTACCTGCTGGCCCAGATGGTCGGCGCCGGTTCGCTGGTCGCGCTGCTGCTCGGCGTCGAGGGCTCGGCCGCCAAGGGCTGGACCGTGGTGGCGGTCGGCGCGCTGATGGTGCTGTACGTCACGGTGGGCGGCATGAAGGGCACCACCTGGGTGCAGATCGTCAAGGCCGTGCTGCTGATCGCGGGCGCGGCCGTGATGACCTTCCTGGTGCTGGCCAAGTACGACTTCAACCCCTCCGCGCTGCTCGGCGCCGCCGCGCAGGCCAGCGGCAAGGGCGCCGCGTTCCTGGCGCCCGGCCTGAAGTACGGCGCGAGCGGCACCAGCGAGCTGGACTTCGTCAGCCTGGCGCTGGCACTGGTGCTCGGCACCGCGGGCCTGCCGCACATCCTGGTCCGCTTCTACACCGTGCCCACCGCCCGGGCCGCCCGGAAGTCGGTCTTCTGGGCGATCGGGATCATCGGCGTCTTCTACCTGATGACCCTGGCGCTCGGCTTCGGCGCGGCCGCGCTGGTCGGTCCGAAGCTGATCAAGGCCTCGAACGCGGCCGGCAACACCGCCGCGCCGCTGCTGGCCCAGCAGTTGGGCGGCGGGGCCGGCACCACCAGCGGGGCGGTGCTGCTCGCGGTGATCTCGGCGGTCGCCTTCGCCACCATCCTGGCCGTGGTCGCCGGGCTCACCCTGACCTCCTCGTCCTCCTTCGCCCACGACCTGTACGCCAACGTGATCCGCCGGGGACGGGTCGGCGAGCGGGAGGAGGTGGCCTCGGCCCGGCTGGCCGCCGTGGTGATCGGCGCGATCGCGATCGGGCTGAGCATCTACGCGGAGAAGCTGAACACCGCCGCCCTGGTCGCGCTCGCCTTCGCGGTGGCGGCCTCGGCCAACCTGCCGACGCTGCTCTACTCGCTCTACTGGCGGCGCTTCAGCACCGCCGGCGCGGTCTGCTCGGTCTACGCCGGCCTGGTCAGCTCGGTGGCCCTGGTGGTCTTCTCGCCCGTGGTCTCCGGCGGCCCGGCCGCGCTCTTCCCGCACGCCGACTTCCACTGGTTCCCGCTGGAGAACCCCGGGCTGGTCTCGATCCCGATCGGCTTCCTGGCCGGCTGGCTCGGTACCGTGCTCGGTGGCCGGGCGGACGGCCAGGCGAAGTACGCTGAACTGGAGGTTCGGTCCCTGACCGGGATCGGCGCACACTGA
- a CDS encoding DUF6286 domain-containing protein — translation MSEAGPGFRVPRSPRTRAAALVAVVVLAAAAVLLYDAVSRWAGHRAGSWRSRVAHQLATRHLDTGWVLGCAALVGLFGLWLCVLALSSGGRRWLVLRQAPGTVIDRAGVAALLETRALQLPMVAAARVRVGRRRARVTIHGSADLERARVVLAAELARLQLLSEPALRVRGRPAKHRPPMS, via the coding sequence GTGAGTGAGGCGGGGCCGGGCTTCAGGGTGCCGCGCTCGCCGCGGACCAGGGCGGCCGCGCTGGTGGCGGTCGTGGTGCTGGCCGCCGCGGCGGTGCTGCTCTACGACGCGGTCTCGCGCTGGGCCGGGCACCGGGCGGGCAGCTGGCGCTCCCGCGTGGCCCACCAGCTCGCCACCCGGCATCTGGACACCGGGTGGGTGCTGGGCTGTGCCGCGTTGGTGGGGCTGTTCGGCCTCTGGTTGTGTGTGCTCGCGCTGTCCTCCGGCGGGCGGCGCTGGCTGGTGCTGCGGCAGGCCCCTGGCACGGTGATCGACCGGGCCGGGGTGGCCGCGCTGCTGGAGACCAGGGCACTGCAGCTGCCGATGGTGGCGGCCGCGCGGGTGCGGGTGGGCCGGCGGCGGGCACGGGTGACGATCCACGGCAGCGCCGACCTGGAGCGGGCGCGGGTGGTGCTGGCGGCGGAGCTGGCGCGGCTCCAGCTGCTGAGCGAGCCGGCGCTGCGGGTGCGCGGCAGGCCGGCCAAGCACCGGCCGCCGATGTCCTGA
- a CDS encoding enoyl-CoA hydratase/isomerase family protein has protein sequence MTAPVPTPASSAAWQEAGVRLDVEGELATVTLCHPQRRNAQTPAMWRALAAVGRELPGTVRVVVLRADGVSFSAGLDRAMFTPEGIPGEPNFLALAASPDKELDEAIAGFQQAFTWWRRPDLISVAAVQGHAVGAGFQLALACDLRICAEDVQFSMRETSLGLVPDLAGTKPLTDLVGYARALEICATGRWVHAAEAASIGLANLVVPSAEELTGAARDLAAALLAAPRAAVIETKALLLGAADRSYQEQCAAERAAQARRLRDLAGIGD, from the coding sequence ATGACCGCGCCCGTCCCCACCCCTGCCAGCTCGGCCGCGTGGCAGGAGGCCGGCGTCCGCCTCGACGTCGAGGGCGAGCTCGCGACGGTCACGCTCTGCCACCCCCAACGGCGCAACGCCCAGACCCCGGCGATGTGGCGCGCGCTGGCCGCCGTCGGCCGCGAGCTGCCCGGGACGGTGCGGGTGGTCGTGCTGCGCGCCGACGGCGTCTCCTTCTCGGCCGGTCTGGACCGGGCCATGTTCACCCCCGAGGGGATCCCCGGCGAGCCCAACTTCCTCGCGCTGGCGGCCAGCCCCGACAAGGAGCTGGACGAGGCGATCGCCGGCTTCCAGCAGGCCTTCACCTGGTGGCGGCGGCCCGACCTGATCAGCGTGGCGGCCGTGCAGGGCCACGCCGTCGGCGCCGGGTTCCAGCTCGCGCTCGCCTGCGACCTGCGGATCTGCGCCGAGGACGTCCAGTTCTCGATGCGCGAGACCTCACTCGGCCTGGTGCCCGACCTGGCCGGCACCAAGCCGCTGACCGACCTGGTCGGCTACGCGCGCGCGCTGGAGATCTGCGCCACCGGCCGCTGGGTGCACGCGGCCGAGGCCGCCTCGATCGGGCTGGCCAACCTGGTGGTGCCGAGCGCCGAGGAGCTGACCGGCGCGGCCCGCGACCTGGCCGCCGCGCTGCTGGCCGCGCCGCGCGCCGCGGTGATCGAGACCAAGGCGCTGCTGCTCGGCGCCGCCGACCGCTCCTACCAGGAGCAGTGCGCCGCCGAGCGGGCCGCCCAGGCGCGCCGGCTGCGCGACCTGGCGGGGATCGGGGACTGA
- a CDS encoding Asp23/Gls24 family envelope stress response protein produces MPDTPKPSDLTKSGPSHGTPHGGPPAEERGTTALADGVVEKIAGMAAREVPGIYALGSGLARTFGAMRDRVPGGRASISRGIKAEVGEKQTAIDIALVVEYGVVIPELAATVRRNIISSVERMTGLEVVEVNIAVNDIHLPDEPDEEEELPSPERRTRVQ; encoded by the coding sequence ATGCCCGACACCCCCAAGCCGTCCGATCTGACCAAGTCCGGCCCCTCGCACGGCACTCCGCACGGCGGTCCGCCCGCCGAGGAGCGCGGGACCACCGCGCTGGCCGACGGTGTGGTGGAGAAGATCGCCGGAATGGCGGCCCGCGAGGTCCCCGGCATCTACGCGCTCGGCTCCGGCCTGGCCAGGACCTTCGGCGCGATGCGCGACCGGGTCCCCGGCGGGCGGGCCAGCATCTCACGCGGCATCAAGGCCGAGGTCGGCGAGAAGCAGACGGCGATCGACATCGCGCTGGTGGTCGAGTACGGGGTGGTGATCCCGGAGCTGGCCGCGACGGTGCGGCGCAACATCATCTCCTCGGTCGAGCGGATGACGGGCCTGGAGGTGGTGGAGGTGAACATCGCCGTCAACGACATCCACCTGCCCGACGAGCCGGACGAGGAGGAGGAGCTGCCCTCCCCGGAGCGGCGGACCCGGGTCCAGTAG
- a CDS encoding DEDDh family exonuclease yields MHAPQPTARPIPTQRTGASEGPSGYAVVDVETTGLGRTDRVISAGVYRLDAEGEVLDHWYTLVNPQRDPGPVWIHGLTSAMLTDAPTFPQVAEELAERLSGRVMVAHNALFDWNMISREFSRAGLRAPVEQRLCTMVLSRDLGLPLANGKLSTLAEHFGVRQRHAHNALDDARVLAEAFRPSLQLARSGGVPLPLTTCVAVTDLGEDSPAPAASAARGSWSTSYRPARKRPACPYPNPGRWEQDGPLVQGMRVAITGDTATDRELLEDRAIAAGLHIASSVSRLTSLLVTNEPGSWSGKARKARELGTPVLGEDAFLQLLSDVAPHPTAPA; encoded by the coding sequence ATGCATGCGCCCCAGCCCACGGCACGCCCGATCCCGACCCAGCGCACCGGTGCATCCGAGGGCCCTTCGGGCTACGCGGTGGTCGACGTCGAGACCACGGGCCTGGGCCGCACCGACCGGGTGATCTCGGCAGGCGTCTACCGGCTGGACGCCGAGGGCGAGGTCCTCGACCACTGGTACACCCTGGTCAACCCCCAACGGGACCCGGGCCCGGTCTGGATCCACGGCCTGACCAGCGCGATGCTGACCGACGCGCCGACCTTCCCGCAGGTCGCCGAGGAGCTGGCCGAGCGACTGAGCGGTCGGGTGATGGTCGCCCACAACGCGCTCTTCGACTGGAACATGATCTCGCGTGAGTTCTCCCGCGCCGGACTGCGCGCCCCGGTAGAGCAGCGCCTGTGCACCATGGTCCTCTCCCGCGACCTGGGCCTGCCGCTGGCCAACGGCAAGCTCTCCACCCTGGCCGAGCACTTCGGCGTCCGGCAGCGCCACGCGCACAACGCGCTGGACGACGCCCGGGTGCTCGCCGAGGCCTTCCGGCCCAGCCTCCAGCTGGCCCGCAGCGGCGGCGTCCCGCTCCCGCTGACCACCTGCGTGGCCGTCACCGACCTGGGCGAGGACAGCCCGGCCCCCGCCGCCTCGGCCGCCCGCGGCTCCTGGAGCACCTCCTACCGCCCGGCCCGCAAGCGCCCCGCCTGCCCCTACCCGAACCCCGGGCGCTGGGAGCAGGACGGACCGCTGGTCCAGGGCATGCGGGTGGCGATCACCGGCGACACCGCCACCGACCGCGAGCTGCTGGAGGACCGCGCGATCGCCGCCGGGCTGCACATCGCGAGCTCGGTGAGCCGGCTCACCAGCCTGCTGGTCACCAACGAGCCGGGCAGTTGGAGCGGCAAGGCCCGCAAGGCCCGTGAGCTGGGCACCCCGGTGCTCGGCGAGGACGCCTTCCTGCAGCTGCTCTCCGACGTCGCCCCGCACCCGACCGCGCCCGCCTGA